In Bradyrhizobium guangdongense, the sequence TCGTCAGGAAAAGGAGGGAGGTCCCCGCGCCTGGGCGCTCGAGCCCTTATGGGCCGCAAGCAGGGAAGCGTCCGCTTCACGCCACACTATGCGCTCCGCGTGGCGGAGCGGAACGGAGAGTAGCGTGTACGGCGGCGAATCGAAGGACGCGCTGGCCTGCGCAAGACAACACAGAGCGCAGGCGCCGGCAGGTGCAGCGGGCGAACCGTTCTGGTCGCTCGGGTCGCTAATACTGTGACAAATGCCGCCGGCGGCAAGCGGATCGGCAACGGCCTGGCCGGCCGCCCAGCAGGCGGCAATCGGCGCCAGTACCTGCATCGCCAGGGCGAGCAGGACGACCGGTAGGAATTTTTGCAGCCGTGAGCGCATCTGCCGAACCATTCGTTCGTCTGCTAATTAAACACCGCCCCCATTCCGAGTCGAGATCGGTTCCGTCGCCTTCTTGGCCCAGCGCAAGTTTTCTCAGGAATCGTGGCTATGACAGTTCACTACGGACTGCAGTCCAGCATTTGAGGCAGGTCAAAACCTGGCCCATCGGATGCGGACCCACACATTTTCCTATATTTGTCATATACTTACACGAAAAAAGGCCTATCGTTGCGTCAGCCGCTCATATTTTGAACAATCGTTGCCGAAAATGATGACAAGTGAGAAAAGTTGATCTAGCATCCTTCTTGCTCAGGCCTGACCGCGAGGTCGAAGTCTGGTGGTCCAAGTCTCGGGAGGAGCCCCTGACGCGCAAAACGCAGCGTCGCCCCGCCAATCAAGATCAAATCTTAGAATCGGGGATAATAGGGTCGACACAATTTTTGAGCGGGGCCAGGGCCCCGCTCTTTTTTTGCCTGCGCGGCTGATGCGCCGGTGAGCACGTC encodes:
- a CDS encoding DUF2946 family protein; this encodes MVRQMRSRLQKFLPVVLLALAMQVLAPIAACWAAGQAVADPLAAGGICHSISDPSDQNGSPAAPAGACALCCLAQASASFDSPPYTLLSVPLRHAERIVWREADASLLAAHKGSSAQARGPPSFS